AGAAAACCTGAAAGGTTTTCGAACCTTTGGAAATCCCTCAAAAATCTATGATTTTTGGGGCGCAAAAAACTTGTTTTTTGCAGCTTCGATTTCCAATGCCCGAACACTTTGTGTTCGGCGGCACAAAATTTTAAAAAAAATTTGAGGTTCTAAAAAAATCCTAAATGATTTTAGAAAATACTTAGTATTTTTCTAACTGGAGAAAACTCTCGAAATTCGTAGAATTTCAGAGCACAAACACTTTGTGTTTGTAAGCTCTGTTTTCTCCGCCACAAAATTGTAAATTTTGTAGGCTCCCAAAAAATTCATTATAAATTTTTTGAGGATTTTTCTGAACCCCAGATATGGAATATTTGGAGGGAATTTAATTATGGAAAAAAAGGTAATTAAAACTAAGAAAGAATTAGAAATGGAAAAGGGTGAAGGAAAAGAAGTTAAAATGGAAAAAGAGGTTGAAGAAGTCCCAGTTGAAACAGAAGAAACTACTACTGAAGAAGCAGCACCAGTCGAGAAAAGATTAGAAAAAGGTAAGATGACCGCCCAAAAGATCTTTGAAGATATGATAAGTACATTCCGTGAAAAGCAGGGTGATTTTGAAAAGGCAATGTCTGAATACACAGCTTCATCTGCAAAATTAGCAATGGATGTGGTAGAGACTGAAAATGACATTGTGGTAAAGGCAGATCTTCCAGGTGTAAAGAAAGAAGATATTGTAATTGACCTTACAGAGGATTCACTGGAAATAATGGCCATATTTGAAGATGAATCAGAGTTTAAGGGTGATAATTTCATTAAAAAAGAAAGAAGATATGGAGAATCTAAAAGATCAATTAGTTTGCCACAAATGGTCAAAATCGAAGAAGCAAGTGCTAAATTTGATAACGGTGTTTTAACAGTTACCATTCCAAAAGAAGAAAAGAAAAGACATACATTATCAGTAGAATAAAAATATTTCTATATTTTTCCTTAAATTCATTAAATATTAAATTAATTTTTTAATTACAGAAATTTATTTTTATTATTATTTTTTAATTTTAGCTAAGAATTTCTTAATTTACAGTTTATATTTGGATCGGGAGGAAAAAGATGGATAAAAAGCCCAGAAAATTTGATCATGAAAAAATAATTTATTTTACAGTTGATTTCGCTTTGGATATTATTAAAAACGTAGCCAGGGGCTTATCCAGAGAACTGGAGAAAAAAATTGATAATTATTCGGGTACTCCTGAAAATGAGTTAATAGAAACCTCAAAAGATTTAATAGCCCGTATAAAACTTCCAGGAGTCCCTAAAGAAGATATAGACATAGATTTAACTGAAAAAAAGCTTAAAATTAAAGTAGGCCATGTTGAAACAGATACAGTAATAAAGTACAGAGGACTTAATAATAAATTAAAGAAAGAAATAGTGCTTCCAAAGAGGATTGTAGTGGAAGAATCATCAGCTGACCTTGAAGATGGTGTATTAACTGTTAAAATGCCTAAAAAAGTTAGAAGAGTTAAATATGAGGTCCCTGTTGACTAGTTTATTGTATTTATGGTTGATTCAGGATTTTTAGTTTTAATAATTTGAATATAAATAATAAATTTTAGTTTAGAGGGTTATTTTCAGTACCTTACTTTCCCAATATGTCTTGTAGCACCAGGATCTTCACCGTTGAAATGTGCAAGATAATAAATAAACCATTCAAGCGGAATTACGAGTGCAAAAGGAGACATCAATGGGTTCATGTCTGAATAATCTTTCATATTATAAATAAGAGATTTGGTCTGGAGCTTTTCACAGAATTCAATAGATCTTATGGTCATTTCATCTCCAGGATAATCAGCATTTAAAAATACAACTGGAACATCTTTTTCAGCTCTTTCAATTAATCCATGCCTGAATTCTCCAGAATATAGGGGACATGCATGCTTAAGAGCTCCTTCCATGAACATGGTCATTGCAAGTTTGTAGGCCAGTCCATAATTTGGCCCGCTTCCCATACAATAAAATATCTCATCATCCTTGAATTTTTCAGCCAGTTCCATGTTTTCCTCTTCAGTTTTTTTAATTAAACCTTCACTGATTGATGGAAGTGCTTCAATGTTTTTTAAAATTTCTTTTTTTGTGTCATCTCCAGGCCCTTTCATGCTGAATAAAATTTCATAAAGGCTCATAAGCTGTGTTACATACGTTTTAGTTCCGAGAATAGCTTTCTCTGTACCTCCTCTTGTAACTACAGTGTCGTCAGCCTCTTTAATCATAGTACATTGTCCTTCATTGGTTATAGATACTGTATAGATATCTTTTTCCTGTGCTGCTCTTAAAGCTGCTACAGTATCTGCAGTTTCACCAGATTGAGATGCTAAAAGAGCTCCTGAATTCTTATTTTCAGTTTTTTTGTTATAAAAAAACTCATAGCCAGTATAAACTTCTATATTTTTGTCTGAGATGAAATCAATGGCACTTTTTGCAGAATAACATGTTGAAAGGGAACTACCGCATCCCAAAAGATATATCTTTTCAAATTCCTCGAACTTCTCAGCAATTTCCCGCATATGGGATTTTTCTTCCTTTAGAGTATTCTTTAAAGCTTTCGGCTGCTCTAAAATTTCATCATACATTTTATATCTCATTATTTTCCCTCAAAAGCTTTGAATTTGATGTATTATTTCAACTCAATACTTGTATTTTTATTATTTATTTAAAATTTCAATTTTTTCCATGTATTTTGAGTAAGTATCATCCAAACTTTCTCTGATAACTCTGGTATTTGCTGTAGCGCCTATAAACGTGGTTTCAAATTTGAATCGGGGTACTAAATGGATATGAATATGTTTGATGTGTTGTCCTGCTACTTCACCGAGGTTAACTCCAATATTTACTCCATCTGGTTTTATAACATCCCTTATAAGTAAGATTGCTTTTTGTACATTTTCAAATAAATTTTTAAGATCATTTGGATCTAATTGAGTTAAATCAGTGTAATGTTTTGTTGGAACAACTAAAAGATGGCCCTGGGTGTATGGTGCTATATTAAGAATTACCATACTTTTTCCATCATTGTAAAGCACATTCTTTGAAACTTCTGGGTCACCTTCAGCCATTGCGCAAAATATACATGATATTTCCGGATTTTTTTGATGAGATTTTTCTACAGGTGAGGTAAATAAAACTTTATGTCCATCATTTGTATTAAAAAGTTTTGAAATGCAAACAGCCATTTTTGCTACATCAACTGCATCTGTGCCTATTAATGAAATGGATGGCTCTTTACCCCATGCCCCTTGATGATATATTACATCAGGAACATCTCCAATCCTTTTAATTGCAGCTTCAACCCCCCATGGGATTGTACCACCTTCAACTTCCCTTATATGCTGGGGTTCGTCATTCCTATCATAAAATGAGACTTTAAGGCCTAATTTTTCGCATATATTGATTATTTTTTTATCAAATTTGATGTTCACAGCGCTTCGCTTTGAAGGGTCATGTTTCATGATAGATAAGACTAATCTGGCCATGTGAGATGATACCCCAAATTCTGGTTCCATAAAAGCTCTTGGTTTACCATGCACTGTTGTTATACGTCCTGGAATACCTGCAACATCGTTAATATCCTTTGCATTTTCTTTTGCCATTACTATATTGCTTCTAACTTCTGGAATAAATGCAGCGAAGTCTTCGTTATTCTGCAGAATTTCAACTGCCATTTTAAGATTCTCTATTTCCATGTATAATAAATATAAATTTAATAAAATATAAGAGTTAGGATTTAGGGAAGTAAGGGCTGTTTAAGGCTTAATAGCTTTTTTAACTGACATAAAATATTTATTACATGGATATTTTTAGCTAAAAAATTAATTTAGGATATTTAATTAAACGAGTTAGTACAAGCATAAAATCCGATGAATGATATTATATAGAGCATAAATCCTGATAATTAAACTCAAAATTGAAATATGATTTGTAAATAAATATTAATACTGTATTAACCATTTAAAATGATTGATAAGACGATAAATTTTAAATATCTCTCTATAAATTAATCTATAATGACTCTAAATAGAATAAAGGACATTAATAGTGTTTTATTATGAATTTAGAATCAAAAATTATATATACTCTACTTAAATTATTATATTATGTCTAAATTCCATTAATCATATTTTTTTTGGAATAAATTGGGGGCGATAAGATTAAACGACAAATTTTAGCCACATGCTTTTTTATATTCGTGGTTTTTACAATAATTGGAAGCGTATCTGCTGAGGATGGATCAACTTGTTCAACAGACACTTCATTGGATAGCATCGCGCCAACTATTGAAGGTATAAATCCAGCGAATAATTCTGTCAATGTCCCTGTTGATACGGTAATTAATGTTACTTTCAGTGAACCTATACAGGAAGGAAATACAACTATTGAGCTTAGAAACAGTACAGGAGCACTAATTCCTATAACTACATCAATCAGTGATAACATATTAACAATAACTCCTGTCAGCAGTTTAGCCAGAGGTGTTGAATATACTGTACTTTTTAATGAAAATAGTGTAAAGGACTTATCAGGTAACGGAGTAGAATTTTATACAAGCACTTTTACTGTTGTTCCTTTAATGAAAGCGTACTGGATGTGGGGATCTGCTGTTGCGGGGGCTGATGTTACAGATCTTTCTAATAAAGGAATCACCGATTTATTTGTTTTAACAAGGGGAACCACAGGTAAATCTTATCTCAATGAATTACAGCTAGCAATAAGTAAATTTCAACCAGCAGGAATAAAGGTCCACGCATGGATAGTTTGTTTTAAAGATTCTAATGGTAATTTTGTAGATCCATCAGGTTACTACAGTTACACCAAAAAAGTCTATGTTAAAACAATTAAGTACTGGGGCAAAAAGAAAGTAGCATATAAAGTCTGGAAGAAAGTAAAATGGAAAAAAATCGGTAAAAGATGGAAATACAAGTGGATAAAAGTTATTAGATACAGATGGAGAAAAGGATGGATATATCAGCCAGTTTACAGTTACGTCACAGAAAAAGGATACAGTCAGAACTTCAACAATTATCTAGTTGATTATATTAAAGCAATAACTATTAACTACAAGGTTGATGGAATTCATCTTGATTACGTTAGATATTCAGGAGTGGCAAGTAAAAATCATGCTGCATATCAGGAACCCGGAGGAGAGGTTGCAGCAATAAATGCGGTTACTGGATTTGTTAGCAGAGTCAATGCTGCCATTAAATCTATTGAACCTGGAATACTCCTTTCAGCAGCAGTAATGCCTGAATGCTCCACAAACGCAAAGTACTATGGACAGGACTACACAAAACTTGCCGACTATCTTGACTTCTTTGTACCTATGGCTTATGAAGGAAATTACAATGCAAATAATGCATGGATTACAAGTGTTACAAGTTACATAGTTGCTCAAGCAAAAGGAAAGCCAGTATACTCAGGTTTAACAACATACTGGTCAGACAGTGACACCAGGGTTTTATCAAATGAGGAATTGGATGCAGATGCACAAGCAGCAGAATCAGGCGGTGCAGATGGATTTGTACTTTTCAGATATGGAATAGGGGCTTATGTGCCTGATTGGCCGGCCTGAAACTGAAAAGATCATAGGAAAGATAGAAAATTGGAAGCAATAGAACAAAAAATACTCAAATTCTATATGAATTTGAGAAAAATTTCTTTTTTTATTAAATTTTATATATTTTATAATAAATATTAAATGAAGACTAATTAATACATATTTCAATTAAAGAGTTTATAATAACTGAATAAAAATCTTAAATAATTATAATAAATAGAATAACTACTTTTTAAATGTTTTTTTCAGCGCCTTAAATAAAAAAAGAATACTTAATTACTCTTTTCTAGAAATTTAAATCAAAAGATTTATATGTCTCCCACAACGATCATATTATGTCAATAACTCCAAATCGGTGTGACTGACATCTGGAAAAACTGGGAGGCAATATTAATGAAGCGACTTTTGTTGCTTGTGATGCTCCTCTTATTGAGCGGGGCATTGCTTAATGTAACAGATATATATGCCGCCACAGAAAATTCACAGAATCCAGAAACAAACATAAACTCAAATATTGTACAGGAAAACCTATTAGAAACTCAAAATGATGAGAATATTCAAAATACTACAGGAGTTGTGGAAAACAATACAACAGAACCTGTAAGTAACTTAACAGAGGAAAATCTACAGATATCTGAGAATACTTCAAATTCAAGCCAAGAAACACAAAATACACATAACAGCACTAATTTAACTAACGTTCAAGATTCTAACGACGCCGCAGGAGATGAAATATATAAAAATGTTCACGGGATATGGCTAAAAGCCGAAGATGTGAACAAATTAGATATAGATGAGATCAAAAAAGCAGGGATTACTGATATATTCATTAAAGCTAACATACTCACGACACCAACATACCAAAACGTGCTAAAAGCACTTTTAGATAAACTCAAAAGCACAAATACCAATGCAAGAGTACATGCATGGATCACATGCTTCAAGGATTCGAATGGAAACTGGATAGATCCACAGGGAAAATTCAGTTATACAGTAAAAGTTCCATATACAGTAGCTACTAAGGTAGCTTACAAAAAATCCTGGTATAAAACCTGGTATAAATATTGGTATAAATATAAAGGCAAATGGAAGTACAAATGGAAGTACAAGTGGAATTACAAATGGCTATATAAAACTCAATACACCACCACATACAAATATGAAACAAAAACCGGCCAAAGCACTGCATATGTGGATGGATTAATAAAATCAATCACTGATATAGTAAAAAATTATGGCATTGATGGAATCCATCTTGATTACATTCGTTATTCCGGATCCGGCGATAATGCCGCCTATCTACATCCGGGAGGAACAGAAGCAATAACCTCATTTGTTCAGAGGGTAAATGTTGCTGTGAAAGCAATTAAGCCTAAAGTGGCAATTTCAGCGGCTTTAATGCCTGAATGTTCCACAAACGCGAAATACTACGGACAGGACTACACAAAACTTGCACAATACCTTGATTTCCTTGTTCCAATGATTTACAAGGGAAATTATAAAAAGGATTCTGCCTGGATTGGTACAACAACAAAATGGATTGTTGAACATTCTGGGGGAAAACCGGTGGTTGCAGGACTTCAAACCTACCGTTCAGACAATGATCTAACCCAGATACCTGCAAATGAATTAAATGAAGACATAGCAGCAGCAATCAATAATAAAGCATCTGGATATGCATTATTCAGATATGGGTTGATTGAGGAGGATTTCTTCAATCAAGGTGATAGTACAATTAAATTCACCATAAGTCAAATTCAAAGCGCAGCAGCAAGTATCAAATCATACATTGAAACAAACCACAGACTACCAAATTATGTTACAATCGGTACAAAGCAGGTTTTAATGCCTGAAATGTTAAGGTTGATGACTTTAAGTGTACTTCAGTTGAACAGCAGTATTAAAACCTCATTAACACTTAAAAATGTCGATTCACCTTCAGATCCAACTGAAAGCACTGTAATAGGGGAAATAACCTTATCAGAATATCTAAATATTGCTCAAAGAATTAAGTCTTATATAGACTCAAATGGTGCTGCACCAAATCATGCATCAAGTTCTTTAGGAAATATTGGATATGAATCAGCCATTTATATGTATTCCAAGATATTGGGCTTTTACAATAGTAATAACCGGTTACCAAACTATGTTACAATGAACATTTGGAAGGAAACTTCCATACCATCAGATCTTGAAAAATATTTGAATCCTACCAAAAACTGTCAATCAGACAATGCTAAAATCATAGCACTGGCAGCTTCACTTACACAAGGGACAAGTTCAACCTATGATAAAGGTTTAAAAATCTTTAACTGGGTAAGGGATAATTTGAGCTATTCCTTTTACTACAATACCAAATACGGGGCGGTGAACACATACCTGAACAGAGAAGGAAATTGTGTTGACCACTCGCATTTGTTGATTGCACTGGCAAGAGCAGCGGGAATTCCAGCAAGATATATGCATGGAACTTGTAACTTTACAAGTGGAAATGTCTATGGACATGTCTGGGCACAGTTATGGATAGATGGAAAATGGTATGATGCCGATGCGATAAGCTCTAAAAATACGTTGGGTGTCATTAATAACTGGAACAAGAATACAGTAGTCATGAAGGGTAATTACATAGAATTACCTTTCTAATACTTTTTTTTAAATCAGGAACTAACATTATTTTTGAGTATTAGGTCCAGATTATGAAATAAAATTAATAATCATTTAATACTAAATTTAAATATTAAATCATTTTATTAAGTATTATATTAATTTTATGAGTTATATTTATTTTCTGGTTTTTTAACGGTTAATTATGGTTTTAACCTTGTTATTCATAAATTAATGCACTTTAAAATTAATTTAAGCGGTAATGAGTTAAATAACAGAGATATGTTCTGGGAAGTCATTAAATATAACTCAATATAAATAATTAAATGTTTAAAATATCTATATATTGGCCTATTTTTGAATTTAAACCTATAAACACTTGATTATTGATTAAAAATTGAAATATAAATTGATAAAAACTTATAAATAGCTAAATTTATTAGAATTTGGTTTTGGATGATATAATGTATAACGAATGTTAATGGATAACAAAGACCAATAAATGCAAATAATAAAACGCTATTAAAATGTTTTAAATGTTAAAAAAAGCTATATATTCCCTTTATTTTTGATTTTAGACCAAAAGATTTATATGTTTAATAACACTATCCTCACTTGTAAATAAAATACCTTTAATTTAGGGTTTATTTACAATTTGGATAAACAGGAGGCGGTATAATCAAGCGACACTCGTTGCTTGTAATGCTACTTATTTGCGGCATGTGTATATCTACAGTTGGTAGTACATTTGCTGCTGCTGAAAGTCAGCAAACAGCGGAAAATATCGTAAATTCCAGCTTAAATAATGAAAATACAGCAAATATCCAATACCCAGTGGATAATGTAGTCTCAAAGGAAACTCAAAATACGATACAAGAAAAGAATGCAATTCAAACAACAAACAATAACCAAAATACTCCAATAAACACTGAAACCAGTGAAGATGAGCAGTTAGAAACTTCGAGCATAACACAACAAAATATCCAGAATAATACATCTTTAAACAGCCAAAATACAGTAACTGAAGAGGCAAACAAACAAAACGCAGATTTATCTGCATTAAATAGCAACCAAAATTCAGTAGATACAGTTTCAGATTCAGCGCAAAAAAAAGAATCCATACAAGATTCAGTGAATTCAGGAAATTTACAGGCTGCAGCAGGGGAAACATACGTTAACATTCGTGGCATCTGGCTAAAAGCAGAAGATGCAAGCACTATTACCTTGAGTGAACTTAAGAATGCAAATATAACCGATATATTTGTTAAAACAAACAGAATTTCAACTCCAACATATGAAAGCGTATTGAAGGACATCCTGGGAAAATTCCAGAATTCAGGAATTAGAATCCATGCATGGATCACGTGTTTTAAGGATGCAAATGGTAACTGGATTGATCCAGCCAATACCACTCAAAGAAGCACTCTATTGAACTTCATAACTGACATCACTAAAAATTATTCAATAGATGGTATTCATCTTGATTATGTGAGATACTCAGGAGTTGGCGAAAATGCAGCTAAAATGCATCCTGGTGCAACAAACACAATAACTTCATTTGTAAAGGACGTATACAATACAGTAAAATCCATCAAACCGAAAGTAGCTGTTTCAATGGCAGTAATGCCAGAAGGAGCTAACAACGCAAACATTTATGGTCAAGACTACAAAGCACTTGCACCTTACCTTGATTTCATTGTTCCAATGATTTACAAGGGAAACTATGGACAGGACACCTCATGGATTGGTTCAGCTACAAAATACATTGTTGATCAAGTAGGTGGGAAACCGGTGGTTGCAGGACTTCAAACATACGTTTCAGACTATGATACATCATTGTTAACTGCAGATGATTTAAATCAGGACATTAAATCGGCAACAGAAAACGGCGCATCTGGATATGCACTGTTCAGATATGGAATGGTCAGTCAGGATTTCTTAAAGCCACCAAGCTTTACCTTAAGCCAGATTAAGGACGCTGCCAGTAAAGTTAAAGCGTTTATTGAAACCAACAAAATGCTTCCAAACTTTGTAACCGTAGGTACAACCCAGGTTAAAATATCAGACTTCCTTAAACTAATGACAACAAGTGTTTTACAATTGAACAGTGGAAAAACAACAACAATAACACTCCAGAATGTTTTTGCCCCTACAGGTTCTACAGGATCATTTGTAAGTGGAAACATCAATAAAGCAGGATATCTGGACATTGCAAACAGAATAAATACATTTATCAGTACCAATGGTGCAGTACCGAATTATTCTACAACTAAACTTGGAAAGATTCCATATGAATCTCTGGTTTACATGTACGCTAAAATCCTGAACTTCTCTAAGACAAACAATTATCTACCAAATTACGTTTCAATGAATCCAGCGATGAAAATAGCCTCACCAAAAGTGAGTACAATTTCAACAACAACTTTCAGTTTAGATCAGATTAAAAAAGCAGCGACAAGCGTTAAAACGTACATTGAGACCAATAAAGCACTTCCAAATTATGTAACAGTTGGTAATGAACAGGTTAAAATGACTGACTTCTTAAGATTGTTACTGATTGGAACAATTGAAATTAATGATGGATCAAAAGCGCCAGTATCACTTAAAACAGTAAAAGCTCCAGTAACCCCAAGTGAAAGTATTAATAATGGAACAATAGACGAAACAGGATATATTGACCTTGCAAAAAGAGTAAAAGCGTTCATTGATGCAAATGATTCAATACCCAACCATGCTACAACCATTCTTGGTGAAATGAAATATGAATCTTTAGTTTACATGTTTTCGAAGATACTCAGCTTCTACAATACCAACAGCAGACTTCCAGGTTATGTTTCAGTGGATCCATGGAGCAAGGTTTCAACATCTAGCATGCAGGTGCCAGATGAGTTACAGAAATATTTAGCAGCCACAGCAAATTGTCAGGTGACCAATGCACAGATTAAATCACTTGCAGCATCAATAACAAGTGGTAAAACTTCTGCATACGATAAAGCAGTGGCAATATTCAACTGGGTAAGAGACAAAATAGGTTATTCCTTTTATTATAACACCAAATATGGTGCAGTAGGAACTTTAAATGCAAGAACAGGAAACTGTGTGGATACAGCACATCTTGTTATTGCTCTTTCAAGAGCTGTAGGTCTACCTGCCATGTATGTCCATGGTAGTTGTCGGTTTACAAGCGGCAACGTATATGGACACGTTTGGGCCAGAATATGGGTAGATGGCAAATGGTATGCTGCAGACGCAACCAGTTCCAGAAACACCTTTGGAGTTGTAAACAACTGGAATACAGCTACATACACTTTAAAGGGTACATATGCTTCATTACCTTTCTAGGTGGGAGTATATGTCTCAATTTTTTTTAAATGGTGATAACCAATAAATTAGTCAATGCCTTTAGAATTCCGTTCATCAAAATTAATTACGTATTTGGTCCCATTGTATCTTTGAACTTCTATTGTACCATTCAGCTGATCTACAAGGGCATTTACTAATTGTAAGCCCAATGTTTTTGTATTATTTAGGTCTATATCACGGGGTAATCCAATACCGTCATCGCTAATAATTAATCTAAATCTATCCTCATTTT
This genomic window from Methanobacterium sp. contains:
- a CDS encoding Hsp20/alpha crystallin family protein: MDKKPRKFDHEKIIYFTVDFALDIIKNVARGLSRELEKKIDNYSGTPENELIETSKDLIARIKLPGVPKEDIDIDLTEKKLKIKVGHVETDTVIKYRGLNNKLKKEIVLPKRIVVEESSADLEDGVLTVKMPKKVRRVKYEVPVD
- a CDS encoding SIS domain-containing protein; translated protein: MRYKMYDEILEQPKALKNTLKEEKSHMREIAEKFEEFEKIYLLGCGSSLSTCYSAKSAIDFISDKNIEVYTGYEFFYNKKTENKNSGALLASQSGETADTVAALRAAQEKDIYTVSITNEGQCTMIKEADDTVVTRGGTEKAILGTKTYVTQLMSLYEILFSMKGPGDDTKKEILKNIEALPSISEGLIKKTEEENMELAEKFKDDEIFYCMGSGPNYGLAYKLAMTMFMEGALKHACPLYSGEFRHGLIERAEKDVPVVFLNADYPGDEMTIRSIEFCEKLQTKSLIYNMKDYSDMNPLMSPFALVIPLEWFIYYLAHFNGEDPGATRHIGKVRY
- a CDS encoding thiamine-phosphate synthase family protein, producing MAVEILQNNEDFAAFIPEVRSNIVMAKENAKDINDVAGIPGRITTVHGKPRAFMEPEFGVSSHMARLVLSIMKHDPSKRSAVNIKFDKKIINICEKLGLKVSFYDRNDEPQHIREVEGGTIPWGVEAAIKRIGDVPDVIYHQGAWGKEPSISLIGTDAVDVAKMAVCISKLFNTNDGHKVLFTSPVEKSHQKNPEISCIFCAMAEGDPEVSKNVLYNDGKSMVILNIAPYTQGHLLVVPTKHYTDLTQLDPNDLKNLFENVQKAILLIRDVIKPDGVNIGVNLGEVAGQHIKHIHIHLVPRFKFETTFIGATANTRVIRESLDDTYSKYMEKIEILNK
- a CDS encoding Hsp20/alpha crystallin family protein, which gives rise to MEKKVIKTKKELEMEKGEGKEVKMEKEVEEVPVETEETTTEEAAPVEKRLEKGKMTAQKIFEDMISTFREKQGDFEKAMSEYTASSAKLAMDVVETENDIVVKADLPGVKKEDIVIDLTEDSLEIMAIFEDESEFKGDNFIKKERRYGESKRSISLPQMVKIEEASAKFDNGVLTVTIPKEEKKRHTLSVE
- a CDS encoding Ig-like domain-containing protein, which encodes MVFTIIGSVSAEDGSTCSTDTSLDSIAPTIEGINPANNSVNVPVDTVINVTFSEPIQEGNTTIELRNSTGALIPITTSISDNILTITPVSSLARGVEYTVLFNENSVKDLSGNGVEFYTSTFTVVPLMKAYWMWGSAVAGADVTDLSNKGITDLFVLTRGTTGKSYLNELQLAISKFQPAGIKVHAWIVCFKDSNGNFVDPSGYYSYTKKVYVKTIKYWGKKKVAYKVWKKVKWKKIGKRWKYKWIKVIRYRWRKGWIYQPVYSYVTEKGYSQNFNNYLVDYIKAITINYKVDGIHLDYVRYSGVASKNHAAYQEPGGEVAAINAVTGFVSRVNAAIKSIEPGILLSAAVMPECSTNAKYYGQDYTKLADYLDFFVPMAYEGNYNANNAWITSVTSYIVAQAKGKPVYSGLTTYWSDSDTRVLSNEELDADAQAAESGGADGFVLFRYGIGAYVPDWPA
- a CDS encoding pseudomurein-binding repeat-containing protein, with the translated sequence MLLICGMCISTVGSTFAAAESQQTAENIVNSSLNNENTANIQYPVDNVVSKETQNTIQEKNAIQTTNNNQNTPINTETSEDEQLETSSITQQNIQNNTSLNSQNTVTEEANKQNADLSALNSNQNSVDTVSDSAQKKESIQDSVNSGNLQAAAGETYVNIRGIWLKAEDASTITLSELKNANITDIFVKTNRISTPTYESVLKDILGKFQNSGIRIHAWITCFKDANGNWIDPANTTQRSTLLNFITDITKNYSIDGIHLDYVRYSGVGENAAKMHPGATNTITSFVKDVYNTVKSIKPKVAVSMAVMPEGANNANIYGQDYKALAPYLDFIVPMIYKGNYGQDTSWIGSATKYIVDQVGGKPVVAGLQTYVSDYDTSLLTADDLNQDIKSATENGASGYALFRYGMVSQDFLKPPSFTLSQIKDAASKVKAFIETNKMLPNFVTVGTTQVKISDFLKLMTTSVLQLNSGKTTTITLQNVFAPTGSTGSFVSGNINKAGYLDIANRINTFISTNGAVPNYSTTKLGKIPYESLVYMYAKILNFSKTNNYLPNYVSMNPAMKIASPKVSTISTTTFSLDQIKKAATSVKTYIETNKALPNYVTVGNEQVKMTDFLRLLLIGTIEINDGSKAPVSLKTVKAPVTPSESINNGTIDETGYIDLAKRVKAFIDANDSIPNHATTILGEMKYESLVYMFSKILSFYNTNSRLPGYVSVDPWSKVSTSSMQVPDELQKYLAATANCQVTNAQIKSLAASITSGKTSAYDKAVAIFNWVRDKIGYSFYYNTKYGAVGTLNARTGNCVDTAHLVIALSRAVGLPAMYVHGSCRFTSGNVYGHVWARIWVDGKWYAADATSSRNTFGVVNNWNTATYTLKGTYASLPF
- a CDS encoding transglutaminase domain-containing protein, which gives rise to MKRLLLLVMLLLLSGALLNVTDIYAATENSQNPETNINSNIVQENLLETQNDENIQNTTGVVENNTTEPVSNLTEENLQISENTSNSSQETQNTHNSTNLTNVQDSNDAAGDEIYKNVHGIWLKAEDVNKLDIDEIKKAGITDIFIKANILTTPTYQNVLKALLDKLKSTNTNARVHAWITCFKDSNGNWIDPQGKFSYTVKVPYTVATKVAYKKSWYKTWYKYWYKYKGKWKYKWKYKWNYKWLYKTQYTTTYKYETKTGQSTAYVDGLIKSITDIVKNYGIDGIHLDYIRYSGSGDNAAYLHPGGTEAITSFVQRVNVAVKAIKPKVAISAALMPECSTNAKYYGQDYTKLAQYLDFLVPMIYKGNYKKDSAWIGTTTKWIVEHSGGKPVVAGLQTYRSDNDLTQIPANELNEDIAAAINNKASGYALFRYGLIEEDFFNQGDSTIKFTISQIQSAAASIKSYIETNHRLPNYVTIGTKQVLMPEMLRLMTLSVLQLNSSIKTSLTLKNVDSPSDPTESTVIGEITLSEYLNIAQRIKSYIDSNGAAPNHASSSLGNIGYESAIYMYSKILGFYNSNNRLPNYVTMNIWKETSIPSDLEKYLNPTKNCQSDNAKIIALAASLTQGTSSTYDKGLKIFNWVRDNLSYSFYYNTKYGAVNTYLNREGNCVDHSHLLIALARAAGIPARYMHGTCNFTSGNVYGHVWAQLWIDGKWYDADAISSKNTLGVINNWNKNTVVMKGNYIELPF